One window of the Bubalus kerabau isolate K-KA32 ecotype Philippines breed swamp buffalo chromosome 9, PCC_UOA_SB_1v2, whole genome shotgun sequence genome contains the following:
- the RPS12 gene encoding small ribosomal subunit protein eS12, producing MAEEGIAAGGVMDVNTALQEVLKTALIHDGLARGIREAAKALDKRQAHLCVLASNCDEPMYVKLVEALCAEHQINLIKVDDNKKLGEWVGLCKIDREGKPRKVVGCSCVVVKDYGKESQAKDVIEEYFKCKK from the exons ATGGCCGAGGAAGG cattGCTGCTGGAGGTGTAATGGACGTTAATACTGCTCTGCAAGAGGTGCTGAAGACCGCCCTCATCCACGATGGCTTAGCACGTGGAATTCGCGAAGCTGCGAAAGCTTTAGACAA GCGCCAAGCCCATCTGTGTGTGCTTGCATCCAACTGTGATGAGCCTATGTATGTCAAGTTGGTGGAGGCCCTTTGTGCTGAGCATCAAATCAACCTGATTAAG GTGGATGACAACAAGAAACTAGGGGAATGGGTAGGCCTCTGTAAAATTGACAGAGAGGGAAAACCTCGTAAAGTGGTTGGTTGCAGTTGTGTGGTGGTGAAG GACTATGGCAAAGAATCTCAGGCCAAGGATGTCATCGAGGAGTACTTCAAATGcaagaaatga